In Gemmatimonadaceae bacterium, the genomic window TCAGCTGCTGCATCCGAAGTCGAGTACTACCCCTTTCCTGCAAAAACATCGCTCCCCTTCTCGGCGGCGGTCCGCGTCGGGAACCTGCTGTTCCTCTCGGGACAGATGGGCACAAACGACAGGACTGAGATAGTTCCAGGTGGAATCGAAGCGGAAACGCGACAGACGTTCGCCAATATGAAAGCGATTCTGGAGCGACACGGCTCGTCGCTCGACCGCGCAGTGAAATGCACGGTGATGCTGGCCGACATGGCCGAATGGCCGGCAATGAACGCTGTATACGTCAAGCATTTCCCCAATCATCTCCCGGCGCGCAGCGCTTTTGGCGCCTCAGCGCTCGCACTCGGCGGCCGCGTAGAGATCGAGTGTATCGCGACGGTGGACGCGTAAGTCCAATAGATGCAGATCGAGATTCGCCAGGAACCGCGCTGGCCGAAAGACGAGATTCAATTTCTCTGGTACAAGGATCTCGGGAACAGTCCCGACAGACCGAACAGCTAGCCGCGGATGTCGACCGGAACTCCCAGGAACTCGCCGTAGCGCGTGGCTGCGGCGATTACTTCCTTCCGCTCAGCACGCGTGACTTGCATAACGAGATTCAATGCAACGGAGACGCGGTCCTTCGTGACGCTGCGTGTCCACCCGCCAACCAGTTGCCCATCGATCATGATAAGATTTGCGATGAACGATTGGCTCGGCGGCTTCACACGCGACTTTCTCAGTCGCTCTCCGATTGCGCTGCGATCCTTGAAGCCGATGAAATACTCGTCGTAGTTCGGCAACAGATGCGCGATCGGAGCCCGCTTCACCTTTTCAGATACCGACTCGCCGAACCAGTAAGTCTGATTGCCTTCGGCATGCCGCTCGAGATTCTCGCCGGCCAGCTGAATAGCTCGCTTCACATCGGCTGCTGCAAGCCCTGACCACCACGAGAAGTCTTTCGACGTCGCCGGACCGCGCGTCGTAAAATAGATCTTTGCAAGCCTGAGGAGTGCTTCGTCGCGATCAATCACCGGCGTCGCCGGGGCACGCTCATCGAGAAGCGCGTAGGTGAACTGCTTGCCGCGCCGGGCACCGCTGCAAATGACCGCATCCAGCTCAGCCTGCATCATCAGATGCGCCAGACGCTGGGTCCCGGTTACGTCGATTCCCGCCTTGCGCAAAACCTGCGAGAGCTCCGTGCGCGTAAACTGTCTGCCTCCCTCCAGAGCTCTGGCGATCGCGCGATTGCTGCGGCGAAACACGGTGGAATCGAGCTCCAGCTTGCGATGTACGACGCCATCGCTGCGCTGACGCGTGGCGCTGTCAGCGTGAGCATCCAGCGAATGTCCTTCGGAACGACAAAATGCCACGTCGGACGAAGAACGTGCGTGCGCAGAATCGATCCTCGCGTCATTTCCTTCTCGACGGTCTCGTCGACAGCGCCAAGGGTGCGTTGAGCGAGCGCCCATTTCGCACCCGGATAATCCTGCGCCTGAACAGCGCCAAGCGTCGCCACCACCGCGCTGGGCGTCGCAAGGCGAGGTCCGGTCAGATGCTGATTTGCCAGTCGCTGTCTCGCGATGTCCGTCAGCTTCAAGCGAGTGCGCCTTCGAACCGCAGCCTTCGTCCGAATTCACGCCGGAGCAGCAACATGCTGACCGTCAGCTGCACAAGCACTGCGCCGACCGAGAGATACCAGATCCAGTTGAGCTCGAATCCGGGTTGCCGCGACAGAATTACTGCAGGAATCGCAACGAGAACGATTCGCACGGCAGATGAGACCAGTGATGGCACCGTGTTGCCCATCGCCTGGAACATGCTCGAGGCGACGAAGAGGAGGCCCGACGGCACGAACGTCAACGATACGATGCGAAGATATTCTTCGCCCACCGCGATCACGGATGGGTCCTTCGAGAATAACCCAACGAGTGAAGCAGCAACGACGTTACAGACAATCGCCCAGAACAGCATCCACACTCCGGCCATCAGCGCCCCGTCGCGGAACGTTGCCTTTACACGCTCGGCCTCTCGGGCGCCGAAGTTTTGTCCCGCTACCGGCGCAACGGAGAATCCCAGCGCGACCACCGGCATGAATCCGGCCTGCACGATGCGCATTCCTATTCCGAAAGCCGCTTGCGCCGCGGCGCCAAACTGCCGCGTGAGGGAGTAAACGATGAACAGATACACCGCCATGAGACCGAACTCGAAGCCGGCAGGAAGCCCGATACCGAGCATCTTCCTCCAGAGATCGAATCGCGGCTTCCAGTCGGCGACGACGAATTGCAGAAACGCGTCCTTGGGAAGGAAGTACATCGCCAGCCAGACGACACCGATGGCAATCGCGATCAGCGACGCTATCGCCGCGCCGGCAACGCCGAGCGCGTAGCCGGTTCCCCATCCGAAGATCAGGAAGGGAGCGAGGATCATGTTGATCACAACCGTCGCCGACGAGACCACCATGCCCGGCTTGAAGTTGCCCGCGGCGCGAAGGGCCGAGCTCATCGCTACCAGAGCGAACTGCAGGGCCATCGCCGGAATGAACCAGAGTAGATAATCGCCGGCCAGTGACGCCGTCGTGGCGTCGGCGCTCATGGCTATCGAGTAAGGCATGCGCCCGATGAGACCCACGATGAGAAACACGACCCCCGTCACCATGGCCAGGACCTGCGACTGGTTGAACAGGATGAGCGCCTGATCGTGGTCCTTTCTGCCCACCGCGTGTGAGATGACCGCCGTGGTGCCCACGCCGAGCATCTGGGTCAGGGCGAGAACGATGAAGGTCAGATTGCCGGCAATGCCGACGGCAGCGACGGCCTCAGTTCCGAGCCGCCCAACCCAGTACAGATCGATCAGAAAGTACAGAGTTTGAAAAATCATCGTCACGAGCATGAAGCTCATGGTCTTGAGCAGATGACGGGTGATGGGACCCGTCGTCATGTCCTGCATGCCGCGCGTCGATCTCGCAGGACTCGGCGCCGGTGGTGAGACCGCCGGTAGCGCTTGCTCGCGTGTTGCGGTTGCGTCTGTATCCATTGTCATCCGGTCAGCGGAGGCAGGCGTTGGCAGCGGTTTCGGCAGCCGTTTCGGCAGCGGGGCAAGTTAAGCGGATTCTCTCTCGCGCAGCAATTCGGCCGCGCGGAACAGTCCACGCTTGTCGGCTCGATCGGCAGCGCTGTGTCCGTCCTTGTTTCTGATCGACGGGTCGGCGCCGTTGGCAAGAAACAGATCGATGATTTCGAGCGCCGGCGGCTCGTCGTCGGGCAGCCACATGAGGGGCGTGCTCTGGCCGCTGCCAACCACACGCCCAAGCTGAGGCTCGCTCGCCATCACGTCACGCAAGCGCTCGACGTTACCAGTGAACGTGAGATTCCAGACGTCCCGGCTCACTCGTCCGAGCAGCTCGATCATGCGCAGGCTTTGCGAGTACACCGCCGCACCCAGCGGAGTGTTGCCCCAGGCCGACTCGATCGGGTCGACTTCCGCGCCGCGCCCGATGAGGAGGCCGCCTGCGCGCAAGGAATCGTTGTATGCCGCGATGTGCAACGGCCGCTGTTTTGTCTCGTCCTCGACGTCCGGCGACATTCCAAGATCGAGGAGGAGCTCGACGACCTCCACACGATCCCGTTTTGTGGCGGCGAAGATAGGCGCAGCCGAACGAAGATAATCCGGATGCGTGAACAGCATCGATTGTGCTTCGTCGCGATCGCGCCGAAAACACGCGGCTGTGAACGCTTCGATTCCTTCGAGAGCGACCGTACTCGGCGCCGCTCCATAGCGGACCAGCAGGTTTGCCATCTCCGTGAACCCATTTCTCACGGCCTCGTCGTGAAGGCTTCGCTTCGACATTCTCGGGTCCTGCGGCGGCCGCGCATTCGGGCTCGCGCCGTGCGCGAGGACCCATTCAGCAAGCTCGCGATCGTTGTTCTTCATCGCGACGTCCAGGAAAAAGCGAGCCCCCGAACCGTAAGCGCCCATGTCGAGCATCGACCACTGTGGATCGGCCCAGTCGGCCTTGCGACCGAGCCGAACCGAGTGCTCGTAGATCAGCTGAAGCAGCCAGAGTACGTCGCCGTGAAAATGTGTGTTGTAAGCGACCTGCATGTCGTACGGCTCGGCGCCGCGATCGAGCAGCAACCGAACGAGTGCGTCACGCTGAAGATGAGGTGGACGGTCTTCCTCGCCTTCCCCGATCACTCCAACGAGCGGCGTGTATCGGCTGTCGCCGGCCATGAAGTACGCGTTTGGATCTGCGCCGGCATCGAGAAGCGCGCGCGCGATTGCGACCGCATCGTCGTTTGTCGCTCGGAGAGGAAGCCGCGCAAAGCAAAGGTAAAGGAGCGGCTCCCATCCTTTGGGACCGATCTCTCTGAACAAATCCCCCGCGCGGCCTGGGCCAGACCGATCGGACGCGGCGAGGTCGTTTTTCTCCGACGCAGCTCCGCCTCGCTCCGCGAGCAGGCGCTCGACTTCCGGCAGATCGCCACAGACCACGACTGTGTGGATCCTTTCGCGCGCGACTTCAGGATGCCGCTCGAGAATGCGCATCGCGGTGTGCTGCGCCATGACGTGTGCCGGACCGCCGCGCACGTGATGATCGGGACACGCATTCTCCAGAAACCAGTGAACGAGTTCGGCACGAGTCTTTCCGGCGGCCGAATCGCCGGTCACGCTGCGCTTCACATCGGCCCAGCCGGAGAATCCGTGCTCGCGCGCGAGCGCGTACTGAACGTCGCGCAGAGTCGGTTCAGTTGGTGCGCTCGGAAAGGCTTGATCGAAACGACTGCGAGCTTCTGCGTTGTTTGCGTGAAGCTCCTTGAGCCAGCGCTTCGCTTCCCTCTTCAGGTTCTCGAGGGTGCTCCTGGACGTGAGCTGCCTGGACATACCTTCCTCCCGTGGCTGCCTGAAGTCCGCTGAATTACAGGCCGGAAGAAGGCTCGACGATCATACCGTGAACCCGACTGGGTGGGAGTAGTCCCCCTTGCCGCGGACAGGAGGCGACCCAGCTCGCTCTAGGAGAAGAATTTCAGGGAAAGTCCGAAAAGTCAACGTAGAAAGGCACAGATCTGCGATTTTCGATGCTGCCGTTGTTATTTCGCGCCGTGTTGCTGCAGCAGTGCAACGACATCAGCGTGGCCTCGCCGTTTCGCCCACGCCAGCGGCGTGGCCCACGGCGGATCGTCCGGCAGGTTTGGCTTAGCACCGCGTCGCAGGAACAGCTCGACCATCGCGACGTTTCCGTATTTTGCGCCAACGCCTAGCGGTGTGGAGCAAATGTCTTCGTCGCGCGCATGAAGATCGGCGCCGTGATCGATGAAGAGCTCCGCCATTTCAACGTCTCTGGATCTCGCGAGGTGGTGCAGCGCCGTGACACCGAGCCAGTTCGGCCTGTTGGGATCCATACCCTGCTCAAACAGGTACTCAGTCAATTCACGTGTCTTCGCGGCCACGGTCACACGCTTCGCCAGGTCTGGCTCGTAGAGAAGCATGAGCCGAACGAATGCGTCGTGCCCCTCGTCAGCAGCGTTTCGAAACGCTTCTTCATCGTCGGCGAGCTCGGGATTGACCGCAAGGACAGCAGCGGCTGTCTGAAGATCTCCGTAGTAGGCGAGCAAATGCAGCCGGCGCGCAGCTCCATGGGAGCAGAGGAGCTCGATCATGCTCTGGTCGCCGTTCATCAATGCAATGCTCAGGACGTCGCCCGAGCTTTCGAGCTCGGCATTCGGATCCGCGCCGCTCGCGAGCAGAAGCGTTGCAACTTCGAAGTGTCGTCCGTAAACCGCCGAATAGAGCGCACCTCCGCGCGGGGCAATCCCCTCCTCCGGCAGATTCGGATCGGCCCCTCTTTCCAGCAGGAGCTTTACGATCTCGAGGTGACCCCTGGCAGCTGCGTTGCGAAGCGGCGACCCCGAGCCCAGGTAGCCTGAGACGTAGTCGTCGAGACGATTCACGCGCGACGGATCCTCATCGATCAGCTCTCTCACACGATCGACGTTTTCCGTATGCGCCGCCGTGCATATGTCGCAGTACGCGCCACACGAGAGCAGGTGTTGGAGTGCTTCTCCCGGCGTAGTGGTCGTCGCTTCAGGCACGTCCCGCCAGCCGCGGTAACTGTAGTCGCCGTTGAAGAGTTGAACTGGACGAGCGCCGTCGGAACGCTTCGCGTCGATGTCAGCGCCGCGCGCCAGAAGCTCGTCGATCACATCGAGCTGACGCGTCATCGCTGCCCAGTGGATCGGCTGATTGCCGTGCAAATCGGCGGCGTGAAGGAGGTCAGGCGACGCATCGAGGAGGGCCCGAACTTTCGGCAGATCGCGCTCGCGGATCGCTGAGGCTACAACTTCTCCCCTGGGTGCTCCATGCGCGCGGGCGAGCGCCTTCTCCAGCAGAGTCAGCATCTCGGCATGACCGCGGTCGAGAGCGACGTCGGGCAGCGTGTCGCTGCCCCACGCGTTCACTGGATCGGCGCCGTTCTCGAGCAGGAATTCGGCGACCTCGAGCTGATTCTCCCGGACGGCAAAATACATCGGTCTCCGGTACGCGTACGCTCCACGCACGAGAGACGGGTCCTTGCGCAGCAGCCGTTTGACGCTGACCAGATCGCCGGAGGCGGAGGCGCGGAACATCTCCCAGACGTCGGTGCCTCTGCCCGTTGACCAGAGAAGTGGCTCGTCCTTTCGTAGCTCCCGAGGTTGGATCATCCGCAATGAGTCCAGAGCGGCGCGTGCTTTCGCGGCGTCAGGTACGTCACAATCGCGGATGAATGCACATCAGAGCTCAGCTGGCGTCGCTCGATCCTCATGCCGCAATTTATTGAGACATCTCTCGACGTGTGGAGGAGCCGCACCATGGGAACTGAAACGAGCACAGCATCGAATGTGAAGCAGGCTGTTCCATTTTTCGGCGTCGAGGACATGAAGGAATCGCTCCGCTTCTACCTGGACGGACTCGGGTTCGAGATGAAGATAAAATGGGAACCCGACGGCGTTCTGCGGTGGTGCTGGCTTCAGCTGGGTGATGCGTCGCTCATGCTTCAGGAGTTCTGGAAGGACGGACGTCACGCCGGGAGGCCCGAAGGAAAGCTGGGCCAGGGCGTGTCGATCTGCTTTGTCTGCGATGATGCGCTCGCTATCTACCGCGAGATCAAGTCGCGGGGAATCGATGCCTCGCGGCCGTTCGTGGGCAACGGAATGTGGGTCACAACCGTTCGTGACCCCGACGGGTATCGGATCGATTTCGAGAGCTACACGGACGTACCCGAAGAGACTGTCCTGGCCGAGTGACTGCGGATTAACTGCGCGCCAGCTCTACGATCTTTGCAATCTGCTCTGCCTGCGTCAGGCGAGTCGTATCAATCACCACCGCGTCCGCGGCCTTCACGCTCTGCGACGCATCGAGCTCGTCGCGCAGTAGAATCCTGGCCGTCTCATCGAAAAGCTCCTCCTCGGTTGGCTCGCGCCCCGTCCGCTCGAGTACACGGCGCCTCGCTCTCTCCTCCGCGTCCGCTACAAGGAAGATCTTGAGCTTTGCAGCCGGGAAGACGACGGTCCCGATGTCACGACCGTCGACTACTACGTCGTAATCTTTCGCAGTTGCGCGCACCTGCGCGTTCACCCATTCGCGAACCCGTGGCATTTTCGCGACTGTCGACACGCGATGCGTCACCGCATCGCCGCGCATCTCGTCGTCCGCTGGCCGCCCGTTGAGATGTGGTACGAAGCCATTCTCGACCGGAGAGAGTGAAACGGAGCGCGCTGAGTCGAGAACAGAATCTTCCGACCATGTCGAAGCATCGCTGTCCCGTCGTAACCGTGCGGCTGTTGCCGCTCTGTAGAGCGAGCCTGAATCCACGTGCCGGAACCCCAGCTCGCGAGCTACGGCCTTGGCGGTGGACG contains:
- a CDS encoding RidA family protein: MSAAASEVEYYPFPAKTSLPFSAAVRVGNLLFLSGQMGTNDRTEIVPGGIEAETRQTFANMKAILERHGSSLDRAVKCTVMLADMAEWPAMNAVYVKHFPNHLPARSAFGASALALGGRVEIECIATVDA
- a CDS encoding winged helix DNA-binding domain-containing protein, whose protein sequence is MFRRSNRAIARALEGGRQFTRTELSQVLRKAGIDVTGTQRLAHLMMQAELDAVICSGARRGKQFTYALLDERAPATPVIDRDEALLRLAKIYFTTRGPATSKDFSWWSGLAAADVKRAIQLAGENLERHAEGNQTYWFGESVSEKVKRAPIAHLLPNYDEYFIGFKDRSAIGERLRKSRVKPPSQSFIANLIMIDGQLVGGWTRSVTKDRVSVALNLVMQVTRAERKEVIAAATRYGEFLGVPVDIRG
- a CDS encoding crosslink repair DNA glycosylase YcaQ family protein, whose product is MKLTDIARQRLANQHLTGPRLATPSAVVATLGAVQAQDYPGAKWALAQRTLGAVDETVEKEMTRGSILRTHVLRPTWHFVVPKDIRWMLTLTAPRVSAAMASYIASWSSIPPCFAAAIARSPELWREADSLRARSSRRFCARREST
- a CDS encoding MATE family efflux transporter, which gives rise to MTMDTDATATREQALPAVSPPAPSPARSTRGMQDMTTGPITRHLLKTMSFMLVTMIFQTLYFLIDLYWVGRLGTEAVAAVGIAGNLTFIVLALTQMLGVGTTAVISHAVGRKDHDQALILFNQSQVLAMVTGVVFLIVGLIGRMPYSIAMSADATTASLAGDYLLWFIPAMALQFALVAMSSALRAAGNFKPGMVVSSATVVINMILAPFLIFGWGTGYALGVAGAAIASLIAIAIGVVWLAMYFLPKDAFLQFVVADWKPRFDLWRKMLGIGLPAGFEFGLMAVYLFIVYSLTRQFGAAAQAAFGIGMRIVQAGFMPVVALGFSVAPVAGQNFGAREAERVKATFRDGALMAGVWMLFWAIVCNVVAASLVGLFSKDPSVIAVGEEYLRIVSLTFVPSGLLFVASSMFQAMGNTVPSLVSSAVRIVLVAIPAVILSRQPGFELNWIWYLSVGAVLVQLTVSMLLLRREFGRRLRFEGALA
- a CDS encoding ankyrin repeat domain-containing protein, which codes for MSRQLTSRSTLENLKREAKRWLKELHANNAEARSRFDQAFPSAPTEPTLRDVQYALAREHGFSGWADVKRSVTGDSAAGKTRAELVHWFLENACPDHHVRGGPAHVMAQHTAMRILERHPEVARERIHTVVVCGDLPEVERLLAERGGAASEKNDLAASDRSGPGRAGDLFREIGPKGWEPLLYLCFARLPLRATNDDAVAIARALLDAGADPNAYFMAGDSRYTPLVGVIGEGEEDRPPHLQRDALVRLLLDRGAEPYDMQVAYNTHFHGDVLWLLQLIYEHSVRLGRKADWADPQWSMLDMGAYGSGARFFLDVAMKNNDRELAEWVLAHGASPNARPPQDPRMSKRSLHDEAVRNGFTEMANLLVRYGAAPSTVALEGIEAFTAACFRRDRDEAQSMLFTHPDYLRSAAPIFAATKRDRVEVVELLLDLGMSPDVEDETKQRPLHIAAYNDSLRAGGLLIGRGAEVDPIESAWGNTPLGAAVYSQSLRMIELLGRVSRDVWNLTFTGNVERLRDVMASEPQLGRVVGSGQSTPLMWLPDDEPPALEIIDLFLANGADPSIRNKDGHSAADRADKRGLFRAAELLRERESA
- a CDS encoding ankyrin repeat domain-containing protein — encoded protein: MIQPRELRKDEPLLWSTGRGTDVWEMFRASASGDLVSVKRLLRKDPSLVRGAYAYRRPMYFAVRENQLEVAEFLLENGADPVNAWGSDTLPDVALDRGHAEMLTLLEKALARAHGAPRGEVVASAIRERDLPKVRALLDASPDLLHAADLHGNQPIHWAAMTRQLDVIDELLARGADIDAKRSDGARPVQLFNGDYSYRGWRDVPEATTTTPGEALQHLLSCGAYCDICTAAHTENVDRVRELIDEDPSRVNRLDDYVSGYLGSGSPLRNAAARGHLEIVKLLLERGADPNLPEEGIAPRGGALYSAVYGRHFEVATLLLASGADPNAELESSGDVLSIALMNGDQSMIELLCSHGAARRLHLLAYYGDLQTAAAVLAVNPELADDEEAFRNAADEGHDAFVRLMLLYEPDLAKRVTVAAKTRELTEYLFEQGMDPNRPNWLGVTALHHLARSRDVEMAELFIDHGADLHARDEDICSTPLGVGAKYGNVAMVELFLRRGAKPNLPDDPPWATPLAWAKRRGHADVVALLQQHGAK
- a CDS encoding VOC family protein: MGTETSTASNVKQAVPFFGVEDMKESLRFYLDGLGFEMKIKWEPDGVLRWCWLQLGDASLMLQEFWKDGRHAGRPEGKLGQGVSICFVCDDALAIYREIKSRGIDASRPFVGNGMWVTTVRDPDGYRIDFESYTDVPEETVLAE
- the cmk gene encoding (d)CMP kinase, producing the protein MSTPRTAIAIDGPAASGKSSTAKAVARELGFRHVDSGSLYRAATAARLRRDSDASTWSEDSVLDSARSVSLSPVENGFVPHLNGRPADDEMRGDAVTHRVSTVAKMPRVREWVNAQVRATAKDYDVVVDGRDIGTVVFPAAKLKIFLVADAEERARRRVLERTGREPTEEELFDETARILLRDELDASQSVKAADAVVIDTTRLTQAEQIAKIVELARS